A portion of the Bacteroidales bacterium genome contains these proteins:
- a CDS encoding TPM domain-containing protein, with amino-acid sequence MKNIRNILLFALVLSSSILFAQELPAPMNPRRMVNDFVGLLNQNEWASLETKLRNYNDSTSNQIAIVIVNDFLGFDKSDYAFRLAEKWGVGGKGKNNGVMIIIKPKVGNEKGDAFIAIGYSLEDVIPDITANQIVNREMIPSFKKNNFYQGLDDATTTIINLAKGKFTADQYNKRKSSSKGGGTIIFIIIIIVLSLIFRGNSRNRGNTIGSNIPFWLALGMLSSGSRGGGFGNFSSGSGGFEGFGGGSFGGGGAGGSW; translated from the coding sequence ATGAAAAATATTAGAAATATTTTACTATTCGCTCTTGTTTTATCCTCATCAATACTTTTTGCACAGGAGTTACCTGCACCAATGAATCCTCGTCGTATGGTAAACGACTTTGTTGGATTACTTAATCAAAATGAATGGGCTAGTCTTGAAACGAAACTACGTAACTATAACGATTCCACTTCAAATCAGATAGCAATAGTTATTGTTAATGATTTTCTTGGATTCGACAAATCTGATTATGCTTTTCGACTTGCGGAGAAATGGGGCGTTGGAGGAAAAGGTAAGAATAATGGCGTAATGATAATAATTAAACCTAAGGTTGGCAATGAAAAAGGAGATGCTTTTATTGCAATTGGTTATAGTTTAGAGGATGTAATTCCTGACATTACAGCAAATCAAATTGTTAATAGAGAGATGATTCCCTCCTTTAAAAAAAATAATTTCTACCAAGGGCTTGATGATGCAACTACAACTATTATTAACCTTGCAAAGGGAAAATTTACCGCCGATCAATATAATAAAAGAAAATCATCATCAAAGGGTGGCGGAACAATCATATTTATAATAATTATTATTGTCCTATCTCTGATCTTTAGAGGAAACTCACGAAACAGGGGGAATACCATAGGAAGTAATATCCCCTTCTGGCTTGCATTGGGAATGCTCTCAAGTGGTAGCCGTGGTGGTGGGTTCGGCAATTTCTCATCAGGTTCTGGAGGATTTGAAGGATTTGGTGGTGGAAGTTTTGGCGGAGGAGGTGCTGGCGGAAGTTGGTAG
- a CDS encoding MerR family transcriptional regulator has protein sequence MPYKEKKVEKFYYSIGEVAEMFDVNASLIRFWEKNFDIIKPHKNKKGNRFFTKEDIENLKLIHHLVKDQRLTLEGAKKKLAENRQDTIHNYEIVDSLKKIKEMLLEIREEL, from the coding sequence ATGCCCTATAAAGAAAAAAAAGTTGAGAAGTTCTACTACTCAATTGGTGAAGTAGCCGAGATGTTTGATGTAAACGCTTCGTTGATAAGATTTTGGGAGAAAAATTTTGATATCATTAAACCCCATAAAAACAAAAAAGGGAATCGCTTTTTCACAAAAGAGGACATTGAGAATCTCAAGTTAATTCACCATCTTGTCAAAGATCAGCGGCTAACACTTGAGGGTGCAAAGAAAAAATTAGCTGAAAATAGGCAAGATACAATTCATAATTATGAGATAGTTGATTCTCTAAAGAAGATTAAGGAAATGCTTCTTGAGATCAGGGAAGAGTTATAG
- a CDS encoding urocanate hydratase: MTKEDFCKVILQGIPEELPMAKAWDTTVNHAPKRKQILTLDEKKLAIKNALRYFPVKHHAVLAEEFAQELKEYGRIYMYRFRPDYKIYARSINDFPHKSIQAASIMLMLSNNLDYAVAQHPHELITYGGNGAAFQNWAQYLITMKYLAEMTDEQTLILYSGHPMGLFPSHKDAPRVVVTNGMMIPNYSSKDDWERYNALGVTQYGQMTAGSFMYIGPQGIVHGTTITVMNAGRMHMRAGETDLRGKIFVSSGLGGMSGAQPKAAVIAGMIGIIAEVNPKALHTRHSQGWVDEVFENLDEMMPRIKKAVANKEGVSLAYLGNIVDLWERFVKEDIHIDLGSDQTSLHNPFAGGYYPAGISFEESVKMMAENPSLFKDKVYESLRRHVKAINAMVAKGMYFFDYGNAFLLESSRAGADILKPNGDFKYPSYVQDIMGPLFFDYGFGPFRWVCTSSDPKDLEVTDRIAAEVLEKIAITAPKEITNQLQDNIHWIKEASQNKLVVGSQARILYADAEGRIKIAEAFNNAIKAGKVSAPIVLGRDHHDVSGTDSPYRETSNIYDGSRYTADMAIQNVIGDSFRGATWVSIHNGGGVGWGEVINGGFGMTLDGSADADRRLKMMLLWDVNNGIARRSWARNEGAIFAIQREMERTPSLKVTIPNIADDDIINKVING; encoded by the coding sequence ATGACCAAAGAGGATTTTTGCAAAGTAATACTTCAGGGAATTCCTGAAGAACTTCCTATGGCAAAAGCATGGGATACAACAGTTAACCATGCGCCAAAGCGTAAACAGATATTAACTCTTGATGAGAAAAAGTTAGCAATTAAAAACGCTCTTAGATATTTTCCAGTTAAGCATCATGCCGTTTTGGCAGAGGAGTTTGCGCAAGAATTAAAGGAATACGGTAGGATTTATATGTACCGCTTTAGACCTGATTACAAGATATATGCTCGTAGTATCAACGATTTTCCTCATAAATCAATACAAGCCGCATCAATCATGCTAATGTTGAGCAATAATTTGGATTATGCTGTTGCTCAGCACCCGCATGAGTTAATCACTTACGGAGGTAATGGTGCAGCATTTCAAAATTGGGCGCAGTACCTAATTACCATGAAGTACCTTGCAGAGATGACAGATGAGCAGACTCTGATTCTTTATTCTGGACATCCAATGGGACTTTTTCCATCGCATAAGGATGCTCCAAGAGTTGTGGTAACAAATGGTATGATGATACCAAACTATTCAAGCAAGGATGATTGGGAACGTTACAACGCTTTAGGAGTAACTCAATATGGTCAGATGACAGCAGGTTCATTTATGTATATTGGCCCTCAGGGTATTGTTCATGGAACAACAATAACTGTTATGAATGCTGGTAGGATGCATATGAGAGCAGGGGAGACAGATTTAAGAGGAAAGATTTTTGTTTCATCTGGGCTTGGAGGTATGTCTGGTGCTCAGCCAAAGGCTGCTGTAATTGCTGGAATGATTGGTATAATCGCAGAGGTTAACCCAAAAGCATTGCATACTCGACATAGTCAGGGTTGGGTTGATGAAGTTTTTGAAAACCTTGATGAAATGATGCCTCGAATTAAAAAAGCTGTTGCAAACAAGGAGGGGGTATCGCTTGCATATCTTGGGAATATAGTTGATTTATGGGAGCGATTTGTTAAAGAGGATATTCATATCGATTTGGGAAGCGATCAAACATCACTTCATAACCCATTTGCAGGTGGTTATTATCCTGCAGGCATTAGTTTTGAGGAATCTGTTAAAATGATGGCTGAAAACCCATCGCTATTCAAGGATAAAGTTTATGAAAGTCTTCGTCGTCATGTAAAGGCTATTAATGCTATGGTAGCGAAGGGGATGTACTTCTTCGATTATGGAAATGCTTTTTTGCTTGAGAGTAGTCGTGCTGGTGCAGATATTCTAAAACCGAATGGAGATTTTAAGTACCCGTCATATGTTCAAGATATTATGGGTCCATTGTTTTTTGATTACGGTTTTGGACCATTCCGTTGGGTTTGCACATCTTCAGATCCTAAGGATTTGGAGGTGACTGATAGAATAGCAGCGGAGGTACTCGAAAAGATTGCAATAACAGCTCCCAAGGAGATAACCAATCAGCTTCAGGATAATATACATTGGATTAAAGAGGCATCGCAGAATAAGTTGGTTGTGGGTTCGCAGGCACGAATACTTTATGCCGATGCCGAAGGTCGAATAAAAATTGCAGAGGCTTTTAATAATGCAATTAAGGCGGGTAAGGTTTCAGCTCCAATAGTACTTGGTAGAGATCATCATGATGTTTCAGGAACCGATTCACCCTACAGGGAAACTTCAAATATCTATGATGGATCACGTTATACTGCTGATATGGCAATTCAGAATGTGATTGGCGACTCTTTTAGAGGTGCTACTTGGGTTTCAATCCATAATGGGGGTGGAGTTGGCTGGGGCGAAGTAATAAATGGCGGTTTTGGAATGACTCTCGATGGTTCTGCTGATGCAGATCGTAGACTAAAAATGATGCTTCTTTGGGATGTTAACAATGGGATTGCACGCCGTAGTTGGGCTCGTAATGAAGGAGCTATCTTCGCTATTCAGCGGGAAATGGAACGAACCCCTTCATTGAAGGTTACAATACCCAATATTGCAGATGATGATATCATTAATAAGGTGATAAATGGTTAA
- a CDS encoding M23 family metallopeptidase, whose protein sequence is MAKIKYRFNSHTLKFDVISHPLRKKIAKIAIHLLVNITIAATLTYIYSIFLDTPKEKNIKRDIADIILKYDLFQRKIQEKGSLVNDFQKRDNNIYRAIFEADTISSSLREGGYGGVNRYNGFEKYQHADLLVKTFTMLDRLSWRVYVQSKSFDEVTILAKNKEAMTQCIPAIQPVSLKSISAYFGFRSDPFTHRLKMHYGIDFTGSIGTPIHVTGDGVVILAEYTFDGYGKNIVVDHGFGYKTRYAHLSKIDVKAGDKVKRGQVVGLLGNTGRSTGPHLHYEVLLRNSSTDPINYFNDITMEDYDKMVKYATIGKTESYSNDDN, encoded by the coding sequence ATGGCAAAGATAAAATATCGATTTAATTCGCACACATTAAAATTTGACGTCATTTCCCATCCTTTACGTAAAAAGATTGCAAAGATAGCAATTCATTTATTAGTTAACATAACTATAGCCGCCACTTTAACTTATATCTATTCGATTTTTTTAGATACCCCTAAGGAAAAAAATATTAAGCGAGACATAGCCGACATTATTCTTAAGTACGATCTTTTTCAAAGAAAAATTCAAGAAAAGGGAAGTTTGGTAAATGATTTTCAAAAGAGGGATAATAATATTTACAGAGCAATTTTTGAAGCAGATACCATTTCCTCTTCACTTAGAGAAGGCGGTTATGGTGGTGTTAATAGATATAATGGTTTTGAAAAATATCAACATGCCGATTTACTTGTTAAGACATTTACTATGCTCGATAGGCTTAGCTGGAGGGTTTATGTTCAGTCAAAGTCTTTTGATGAGGTGACTATTTTAGCAAAGAATAAAGAGGCTATGACACAATGTATTCCTGCAATTCAACCAGTTTCGCTTAAAAGCATTTCTGCATACTTTGGATTTAGATCCGACCCTTTTACGCACAGACTTAAGATGCATTATGGCATTGATTTTACTGGTTCAATCGGTACTCCAATCCATGTTACAGGGGATGGCGTTGTAATTTTAGCAGAGTATACATTCGATGGCTATGGGAAAAATATTGTTGTTGACCATGGGTTTGGATATAAAACCCGGTATGCTCACCTTAGCAAAATCGATGTTAAGGCAGGTGATAAAGTTAAGCGTGGTCAGGTAGTTGGATTACTTGGAAATACAGGAAGAAGTACAGGCCCTCATTTGCATTATGAGGTTTTGTTGAGAAATTCTTCTACAGATCCTATTAACTATTTCAACGATATTACCATGGAGGATTACGATAAAATGGTAAAATACGCAACTATTGGAAAGACTGAAAGTTACTCTAACGATGATAATTAG
- a CDS encoding M23 family metallopeptidase: MSKSKYRFNHETLSFIRVRPSLKEKFFKGITYLMATIVITITYYSIYTSFFDTPKERGLKRERQELLLQFEILNGKYGQVEAVLKDIQQRDANIYRTIFEAEPIPLSIRTAGIGGVDRYSELEDLSNSDIVVESAKKLGILSKLVESQSKSFDEIIELAKNKETMVRCVPNIQPISNKDLTRVASPFGLRIHPFYKVLKMHAGMDFTAPSGTEVYATGDGVVFDTDRSKRGYGNTVIIDHGFGYKTLYAHLSEILVSPGTKVRRGAVVGLVGNTGMSLAPHLHYEVRLNDNPIDPINFYFNDLTPAEYSKLIEISSQSTQSFD; the protein is encoded by the coding sequence ATGTCTAAGAGTAAATATAGGTTTAATCACGAAACACTTAGTTTTATTAGGGTAAGACCATCGCTTAAAGAAAAATTCTTTAAAGGGATTACTTACTTGATGGCAACCATTGTTATTACGATAACTTATTATTCCATTTATACTTCTTTTTTCGATACTCCTAAAGAACGTGGTTTGAAACGTGAAAGGCAAGAGTTACTATTACAGTTTGAAATTCTTAATGGGAAGTATGGGCAGGTAGAAGCAGTACTTAAGGATATTCAACAACGCGATGCAAATATTTATCGTACAATTTTTGAGGCTGAACCTATTCCTTTATCAATCAGAACTGCTGGTATTGGAGGTGTAGATAGATATTCAGAATTGGAAGATTTATCAAATTCAGATATTGTTGTTGAGTCGGCAAAAAAATTGGGTATTTTATCTAAACTGGTGGAAAGCCAATCAAAATCATTTGATGAAATTATTGAGTTGGCGAAAAATAAGGAGACAATGGTTCGTTGCGTGCCTAATATACAGCCAATTTCGAATAAGGATCTTACCCGTGTTGCTTCACCTTTTGGTTTGAGAATACACCCATTTTATAAAGTGCTAAAGATGCATGCTGGTATGGACTTTACAGCCCCTTCTGGAACTGAAGTTTATGCTACGGGTGATGGTGTTGTTTTTGATACTGATAGATCAAAAAGAGGGTATGGTAATACTGTAATTATCGATCATGGGTTTGGTTACAAAACGCTATATGCTCATTTAAGTGAAATATTGGTAAGTCCTGGTACTAAGGTAAGACGTGGTGCTGTAGTAGGTCTTGTTGGAAATACGGGTATGAGTTTAGCTCCACACCTTCATTATGAGGTAAGACTTAATGATAATCCCATTGATCCTATTAACTTCTACTTTAACGACCTTACTCCAGCGGAGTATTCGAAACTTATTGAAATTTCCTCTCAATCCACTCAAAGTTTTGATTAG
- a CDS encoding LemA family protein — translation MKKWIILGAIILVVILIYSSIKGSYNNMVQKDEAVKSQWGTVESAYQRRMDLIPNLVNTVKGYADFEKTTLTQVIEARAKATQVSIKPENLNAQSMQQFQAAQGQLSGALSRLLVTVEQYPNLKANENFLDLQKQLEGTENRIAVERRKFNELAQDYNTYIRSFPKNIWANMFGFEKKSYFEAEQGAEKAPKVNFGS, via the coding sequence ATGAAAAAGTGGATTATTCTTGGGGCTATCATCCTTGTGGTGATTCTAATTTACTCATCAATTAAAGGCTCATACAATAATATGGTTCAGAAGGATGAGGCTGTTAAGTCACAATGGGGAACCGTAGAAAGTGCATATCAACGAAGAATGGATTTAATCCCAAATCTTGTCAATACTGTAAAGGGATACGCTGATTTTGAAAAAACTACCCTAACCCAAGTAATTGAAGCAAGAGCAAAGGCTACTCAGGTTTCCATTAAACCAGAAAATCTTAATGCTCAAAGCATGCAGCAATTCCAAGCAGCTCAAGGGCAGCTAAGTGGTGCTTTATCTCGTCTTTTAGTTACCGTTGAGCAATACCCAAATTTAAAGGCTAATGAGAATTTTCTCGATCTTCAGAAACAACTTGAAGGAACCGAAAATCGCATTGCTGTTGAGCGTCGCAAATTCAATGAGTTAGCTCAAGATTACAATACCTATATCCGATCATTTCCAAAAAATATTTGGGCTAACATGTTCGGATTTGAGAAAAAATCATATTTCGAAGCTGAGCAAGGAGCAGAAAAAGCACCAAAAGTTAATTTTGGCAGCTAG
- a CDS encoding TPM domain-containing protein, translated as MRPVDHFTKEQQKQIVEAIKQAENNTSGEIRIHIEKQCKVDVLDRAANIFAKLKMHKTQLRNGMLFYLSIDDRKFAILGDAGINAKVPENFWDSVKEAVLEQFKVGNQTEGLIKGIIMAGEKLKIHFPYQKDDVNELSDEISFGK; from the coding sequence ATGCGACCAGTTGACCATTTTACTAAAGAGCAGCAAAAGCAGATAGTTGAAGCTATCAAGCAGGCTGAAAATAACACCTCTGGCGAAATTCGTATTCATATCGAGAAACAATGTAAGGTTGACGTTCTCGATCGTGCAGCAAATATCTTCGCAAAACTCAAAATGCACAAAACACAACTTCGTAACGGTATGCTGTTCTACCTATCAATTGATGATCGCAAGTTTGCCATATTGGGTGATGCAGGAATCAATGCCAAAGTTCCTGAAAATTTCTGGGACTCAGTTAAAGAGGCTGTACTTGAACAGTTTAAAGTCGGCAACCAAACGGAGGGCTTAATAAAGGGTATCATAATGGCTGGCGAAAAGTTAAAGATTCATTTCCCCTACCAGAAAGATGATGTTAATGAACTATCAGACGAAATCTCATTCGGTAAATAA
- a CDS encoding CapA family protein, giving the protein MRIITIFFLGVFWINLSIGQTDTLIRVVAAGDVNLGTSYPSTAFLPMTADAPYFLLEPAKDIIKNATVAFCNLEGSFLNTGIVSKHCRDTMNCYVFKTPEMYFKCIADVGFNLFSLANNHIYDFGLAGVESTYRLVNSFNLNAAGTTNHSFCKFEINGVRFGFTAFSPITGTNNINNYSEVKEIVTLLKLETDIVIVSFHGGAEGKNYQHVKKEQEVYLGENRGDVYAFSKMAIDCGADIVIGHGPHVPRGLYLYKNRFIAFSLGNFCTYGRINVSGVNGYAPLIDIFINKKGQFVKGKIHSFIQDYGSGISIDSSRRAALLIRKLSAEDFPDSPLEIGEDGSIKLK; this is encoded by the coding sequence ATGCGAATTATAACTATTTTTTTTTTAGGAGTCTTTTGGATTAACCTATCAATTGGACAAACCGATACCCTTATTAGAGTTGTTGCCGCTGGGGATGTTAACTTGGGTACAAGTTATCCATCTACAGCATTTTTGCCTATGACAGCTGATGCTCCTTATTTTCTTTTGGAGCCAGCCAAGGATATCATTAAAAATGCTACAGTCGCCTTTTGTAATCTTGAGGGATCTTTTTTAAATACTGGTATTGTAAGTAAACATTGTAGAGATACAATGAATTGTTATGTTTTTAAAACACCTGAAATGTATTTTAAATGCATTGCAGATGTGGGTTTTAACCTTTTTAGTTTAGCAAACAATCATATTTACGATTTTGGATTAGCAGGTGTTGAATCAACATATCGATTGGTAAATAGTTTTAATTTGAATGCAGCAGGTACAACCAATCATTCTTTTTGTAAATTTGAAATAAATGGAGTTAGGTTTGGGTTTACCGCATTTTCGCCAATTACTGGAACTAATAATATAAATAATTACAGTGAAGTAAAAGAGATAGTTACATTGCTTAAGTTAGAAACCGATATTGTGATTGTTTCATTTCATGGAGGAGCAGAAGGTAAAAACTACCAACATGTAAAAAAAGAACAAGAAGTTTATTTAGGCGAGAATAGGGGTGATGTTTATGCGTTTTCGAAAATGGCTATTGATTGTGGGGCAGATATAGTCATTGGACATGGGCCTCATGTGCCTCGTGGGTTATATTTATACAAAAATCGTTTTATTGCTTTTAGCTTGGGGAATTTTTGCACATATGGTAGAATAAATGTGAGTGGTGTTAACGGTTACGCTCCCCTAATTGATATTTTTATAAATAAAAAGGGACAATTTGTAAAAGGGAAAATCCATTCATTCATTCAGGATTATGGATCTGGTATTTCAATTGATTCGTCGAGGAGAGCAGCATTGCTTATTCGAAAGTTGTCTGCGGAAGATTTTCCTGATAGCCCGTTAGAGATAGGCGAAGATGGTTCAATTAAATTAAAGTGA
- a CDS encoding Nif3-like dinuclear metal center hexameric protein: MIISDVTASLEQLAPISYQESYDNSGLLIGNPESLLKGILVTLDVTPEVIEEAHAKGLNLIVAHHPLIFNGVKKITGKSYVERAIIHAIKNDIAVYAAHTNLDNIEGGVNSRIGELLKLTNLKFLQPLEGELIKLVTFVPTNDAERVRQAMFEAGAGHIGNYDYCSFNMDGKGTFRAGEGTNPYVGSEGKFHVEPEVRIEVVVPKSRISRVVRDLISSHPYEEVAYDIYPILNSFSKAGSGMIGELKKPISETDFLKIVKTIFKIQLLRHTNCLGKNIQKVAFCGGSGAFLIKQAIAADADIFITADIKYHQFFDAENRILIADIGHFESEQFTVDIFYEYLLKKFPKFAILKSEIKTNPINYI; encoded by the coding sequence ATGATTATATCAGATGTTACTGCTTCATTGGAGCAACTTGCTCCAATATCGTATCAAGAATCGTATGACAATTCAGGGTTGCTAATTGGTAACCCTGAAAGTCTATTAAAAGGTATACTTGTTACCCTGGATGTTACCCCTGAGGTAATTGAAGAGGCACATGCAAAAGGTTTAAACTTAATAGTAGCACATCACCCATTAATATTCAATGGTGTAAAAAAAATAACAGGAAAAAGTTATGTTGAAAGAGCTATTATACATGCAATTAAAAATGATATAGCCGTTTACGCTGCGCACACAAATCTCGATAATATTGAGGGTGGTGTAAATTCTCGGATTGGAGAACTTTTAAAACTCACTAATTTAAAATTCCTTCAACCCCTGGAAGGAGAACTTATTAAACTAGTTACATTTGTGCCTACAAATGATGCGGAGAGAGTTCGACAAGCTATGTTTGAGGCTGGTGCTGGGCATATTGGAAATTATGACTATTGTTCCTTTAATATGGATGGTAAAGGCACATTTAGGGCAGGTGAGGGCACTAATCCATATGTGGGAAGTGAAGGGAAGTTTCACGTTGAACCCGAGGTGAGAATTGAGGTAGTTGTGCCTAAATCAAGAATTTCAAGAGTAGTAAGAGATCTGATTTCATCTCATCCCTACGAAGAGGTTGCTTACGATATTTATCCTATACTAAATTCTTTTTCTAAAGCGGGATCAGGAATGATTGGCGAATTAAAAAAACCGATATCCGAGACAGATTTCTTAAAAATTGTTAAAACAATTTTTAAAATTCAGTTGTTACGCCATACGAATTGCCTTGGAAAAAATATTCAAAAAGTTGCATTCTGTGGTGGAAGTGGGGCATTTCTTATTAAGCAGGCAATAGCAGCTGATGCAGATATCTTTATTACGGCAGATATTAAATATCATCAATTTTTTGATGCTGAGAATAGAATATTAATTGCAGATATTGGCCATTTTGAGAGCGAACAATTTACAGTAGATATTTTTTATGAATATCTATTGAAAAAATTCCCTAAATTTGCAATTCTCAAATCAGAAATAAAAACCAACCCAATTAATTACATATAA